The following coding sequences are from one Pleuronectes platessa unplaced genomic scaffold, fPlePla1.1 scaffold_27, whole genome shotgun sequence window:
- the LOC128436456 gene encoding myelin-oligodendrocyte glycoprotein-like: protein MDKTLFTLLLIVLLVSGGSHPTCSSLSLTVEEGEDVSLWCGLVPSVNLMNYTVEVTRTDLSQFVLLYRDRRVLLDVHMEQYRHRTTLDLRGLIRGNITVQISSVKMSDRGDYTCLIPRLKARCIITLHLVEERNHVSAAPPLENNSTSNQPGKGAVAAIVVAVVLCVLLPLGALLLVDFIRLRSGRNSLTGNCVTRCRGQKDQDPFTGYRAATGSGPVYIQDMVQPDEMRGTGPCELRAETSPHLEH from the exons atggacaagactctgttcactttactgctcaTTGTCCTACTTGTCTCTG gtGGATCTCATCCCACATGTTCGAGTCTGTCATTAACGGTGGAAGAAGGTGAAGACGTGAGTCTTTGGTGTGGACTTGTTCCCTCGGTCAACCTGATGAATTACACTGTGGAAGTTACAAGAACCGACCTCAGCCAGTTCGTCCTCCTGTATCGAGACAGAAGAGTCCTCCTCGATGTCCATATGGAGCAGTACAGACACAGAACCACACTGGACCTCAGAGGCCTGATCAGGGGAAACATCACAGTGCAGATCTCCTCTGTGAAGATGTCTGACAGAGGAGATTACACATGTTTGATCCCCAGACTGAAAGCCAGGTGCATCATCACCCTGCATCTTG tggaggagaggaaccaCGTCAGTGCTGCGCCTCCTCTGGAGAACAACTCCACATCCAACCAGCCGGGGAAAG GTGCTGTTGCAgccattgttgttgctgtggtcctctgtgttcttcttcctcttggtgCTCTCCTGTTAGTAGACTTCATAAGACTGAGAAGTGGAAGAAACA GTCTCACAGGGAATTGTGTGACGAGATGCAGAGGACAAAAGGACCAagatcccttcactggttaccgtGCTGCCaccggatcgggtccagtctacatccaggacatggtccaaCCGGATGAAATGAGAGGGACAGGCCCCTGTGAGCTGCGAGCAGAGACTTCCCCTCACTTGGAGCATTAA
- the LOC128436447 gene encoding myelin-oligodendrocyte glycoprotein-like, translating into MDKTLFTLLLIVLLVSGGSHPTCSSLSLTVEEGEDVSLWCGLVPSVNLMNYTVEVTRTDLSQFVLLYRDRRVLLDVHMEQYRHRTTLDLRGLIRGNITVQISSVKMSDRGDYTCLIPRLKARCIITLHLVEERNHVSAAPPLENNSTSNQPGKGAVAAIVVAVVLCVLLPLGALLLVDFIRLRSGRNSLTGNCVTRCRGQKDQDPFTGYRAATGSGPVYIQDMVQPDEMRGTGPCELRAETSPHLEH; encoded by the exons atggacaagactctgttcactttactgctcaTTGTCCTACTTGTCTCTG gtGGATCTCATCCCACATGTTCGAGTCTGTCATTAACAGTGGAAGAAGGTGAAGACGTGAGTCTTTGGTGTGGACTTGTTCCCTCGGTCAACCTGATGAATTACACTGTGGAAGTTACAAGAACCGACCTCAGCCAGTTCGTCCTCCTGTATCGAGACAGAAGAGTCCTCCTCGATGTCCATATGGAGCAGTACAGACACAGAACCACACTGGACCTCAGAGGCCTGATCAGGGGAAACATCACAGTGCAGATCTCCTCTGTGAAGATGTCTGACAGAGGAGATTACACATGTTTGATCCCCAGACTGAAAGCCAGGTGCATCATCACCCTGCATCTTG tggaggagaggaaccaCGTCAGTGCTGCGCCTCCTCTGGAGAACAACTCCACATCCAACCAGCCGGGGAAAG GTGCTGTTGCAgccattgttgttgctgtggtcctctgtgttcttcttcctcttggtgCTCTCCTGTTAGTAGACTTCATAAGACTGAGAAGTGGAAGAAACA GTCTCACAGGGAATTGTGTGACGAGATGCAGAGGACAAAAGGACCAagatcccttcactggttaccgtGCTGCCaccggatcgggtccagtctacatccaggacatggtccaaCCGGATGAAATGAGAGGGACAGGCCCCTGTGAGCTGCGAGCAGAGACTTCCCCTCACTTGGAGCATTAA